In Candidatus Dormiibacterota bacterium, the following are encoded in one genomic region:
- a CDS encoding amino acid permease, with translation MTIPREATGTPPGGTVRSEAGDRGLIRALGLWDATLLVIGLVIGSAVFLVTGGPGGVAHLLPSPGLLLAGWIAGGVLSFAGALVYAELGAALPRAGGQYVFLREAYGDLTGFLYGWTLFAVIHTGTLAALAVGYARYFGLFVPALGTDRTLASLPLPGHTLAISAGQLNAVAVIVFLSIVNYFGVKEGSLFQGIVTVVKIASFAGFMILGVVVGRGSWSHFVPLFGGAGAGGFGLGPFILSMVAMLWAYEGWNNITFTAGEIKDPQRNLPLSLILGMSAITLIYVGMNVVYLYAMPVGDMISTGTIGEAAAGRLFGPLGSKLMSLSVLVSVFGCISATVISGPRVFYAMANDGLFFRGIAEVHPRHRTPVKAIFWQCLWSSALCLSGTYDQLYTFVIFAAVLFYALAGASVIVLRRRHPEWPRPYRTWGYPMTPIVYVGICVVVLVYTLVNQPVESGWGLAILACGLPAYLYWKRRRDGAAVRAA, from the coding sequence GGGACGCGACACTTCTGGTGATCGGGCTCGTGATCGGCTCGGCGGTGTTCCTGGTCACCGGGGGCCCGGGGGGCGTGGCGCACCTCCTTCCGTCGCCCGGTCTTCTCCTCGCCGGCTGGATCGCCGGTGGAGTCCTGTCATTCGCCGGCGCCCTGGTGTACGCCGAGCTGGGGGCCGCCCTGCCGCGCGCCGGGGGCCAGTACGTCTTCCTGCGCGAGGCGTACGGCGATCTCACCGGCTTCCTGTACGGCTGGACGCTCTTCGCCGTCATCCACACCGGAACGCTCGCCGCGCTGGCGGTCGGGTACGCGCGTTACTTCGGGCTCTTCGTCCCCGCGCTCGGCACCGACCGCACGCTCGCTTCGCTGCCGCTTCCCGGCCACACGCTCGCGATCTCGGCCGGCCAGCTCAACGCCGTCGCGGTGATCGTGTTCCTGTCGATCGTCAACTACTTCGGCGTGAAGGAAGGGAGCCTGTTCCAGGGGATCGTGACCGTCGTCAAGATCGCCTCCTTCGCCGGCTTCATGATCCTCGGGGTCGTCGTCGGCAGAGGGAGCTGGTCGCACTTCGTGCCGCTGTTCGGAGGGGCGGGCGCGGGAGGATTCGGCCTCGGCCCGTTCATCCTGTCGATGGTGGCGATGCTGTGGGCCTATGAGGGCTGGAACAACATCACCTTCACGGCGGGCGAGATCAAGGACCCGCAGCGCAACCTGCCGCTGTCTCTCATTCTGGGCATGAGCGCCATCACGCTGATCTACGTCGGCATGAACGTCGTCTATCTGTACGCCATGCCGGTGGGGGACATGATCTCGACCGGGACGATCGGCGAGGCAGCCGCGGGGCGGCTGTTCGGGCCGCTCGGGTCGAAACTGATGTCTCTGTCGGTCCTCGTCTCGGTGTTCGGCTGCATCTCCGCGACCGTCATCTCGGGCCCGCGCGTGTTCTACGCCATGGCGAACGACGGGTTGTTCTTCCGCGGGATCGCCGAAGTGCACCCGCGCCACCGCACGCCGGTGAAGGCGATCTTCTGGCAGTGCCTCTGGTCGAGCGCCCTCTGCCTGTCGGGCACGTACGACCAGCTCTACACGTTCGTGATCTTCGCGGCCGTCCTGTTCTACGCCCTCGCCGGCGCCTCGGTCATCGTGCTGCGCCGCCGCCACCCGGAGTGGCCGCGTCCTTACCGCACCTGGGGCTACCCAATGACGCCTATCGTCTACGTCGGGATCTGCGTCGTTGTCCTTGTCTACACCTTGGTCAACCAGCCGGTGGAGTCGGGATGGGGGCTGGCGATCCTCGCCTGCGGCCTGCCCGCCTACCTGTACTGGAAGCGGCGGAGGGACGGCGCCGCCGTGCGCGCGGCATGA
- a CDS encoding M28 family metallopeptidase, with the protein MRSHAIVGFVAAPALAVLVLAAAGPRRDAPRAPAPAGTGAAGIFGFHAGSLARQREIEALLLGLPDAKRVDEHARVLTKDPHVAGTPENDAVARYIFERFKEAGLETTMKTYQVYLGYVKSALLEQVEPETKRLTRPEEGTPEDKDAADPRAALTWNAYSPSCDLTREVVYVNHARPEDFDELDRLGVSVKDRLVLARYFDGYRGGKAQEAEKRGAAGIIFYSDPMEDGYFRGDVYPRGPWGPDGHVQRGAVVYDYIVPGDPLTPGWASLPGARRIKPAESEILPRIPAVPISGRDALVVFKSLAGPAVPEGWQGGLPLTYHVGPGPSRLHLKIEASFETRAITDVIGVLRGSDEPDRQIILGNHHDAWVYGAVDPSSGTATMLELARVAGELKKRGYPPRRTLVFGNWDAEEWTLTGSTEWGEERRDDLARNGVACLNVDSSTSGPTFQASAVPSMRRLISETLRDVPDPRSGADLYTATLRAAGRDSFKSTYNASSVGKQEHEVTYDILGSGSDYTVFFNHIGIPSLDAGFDGPYGVYHSVLDDYFWMSRFGDPGFKYHTAMVRVWGLLAYRLANADILPFEESPYPADVAAYLDDVEKGARAAAPRGKDAAASGALPDLADLRAALAEWDKAADDLDTRVAAALGGPSRPSPEALTRVNTAIMKTERDLLRADGLPKRPWFKHLVYAPLPTYAAETLPGLREAVHDGDAHRAREQAQALAVAIRTRAATIGEAAKTLER; encoded by the coding sequence ATGAGGAGCCACGCGATCGTCGGGTTCGTCGCCGCGCCGGCGCTCGCGGTCCTGGTGCTCGCGGCTGCGGGGCCGCGGCGCGACGCACCCCGCGCTCCGGCACCGGCGGGGACGGGCGCGGCGGGGATCTTCGGCTTCCACGCAGGGTCGCTGGCGCGCCAGAGGGAGATCGAAGCGCTCCTCCTCGGCCTGCCCGACGCGAAGCGCGTCGACGAGCACGCGCGCGTCCTCACCAAGGACCCGCACGTCGCCGGCACGCCGGAGAACGACGCCGTGGCGCGTTACATCTTCGAGCGTTTCAAGGAGGCCGGGCTCGAGACCACGATGAAGACCTACCAGGTGTACCTCGGGTACGTGAAGAGCGCCCTGCTCGAGCAGGTCGAGCCCGAGACGAAGCGCCTGACCCGTCCCGAGGAGGGGACGCCCGAGGACAAGGACGCGGCGGACCCGCGCGCGGCGCTCACCTGGAACGCCTACTCCCCGTCGTGCGACCTGACGCGCGAGGTGGTGTACGTGAACCACGCCCGCCCCGAGGATTTCGACGAGCTCGATCGCCTCGGGGTGTCGGTGAAGGACCGCCTGGTCCTGGCGCGCTACTTCGACGGATACCGCGGCGGCAAGGCGCAGGAGGCGGAGAAGCGCGGGGCGGCGGGCATCATCTTCTACAGCGACCCGATGGAGGACGGCTATTTCCGGGGCGACGTCTATCCGCGCGGACCGTGGGGCCCCGACGGCCACGTGCAGCGGGGGGCGGTGGTGTACGACTACATCGTCCCCGGCGACCCGCTGACACCGGGGTGGGCCTCGCTCCCCGGCGCGCGACGGATCAAGCCGGCCGAGTCGGAGATCCTGCCGCGCATCCCGGCCGTGCCGATCTCCGGACGGGACGCGCTGGTCGTCTTCAAGAGCCTGGCGGGGCCGGCGGTGCCGGAAGGCTGGCAGGGGGGCCTGCCGCTGACCTACCACGTCGGCCCCGGTCCGTCGCGCCTGCACCTCAAGATCGAAGCGTCGTTCGAGACGCGCGCCATCACCGACGTCATCGGCGTCCTGCGCGGCAGCGACGAGCCGGACCGGCAGATCATCCTCGGGAACCACCATGACGCGTGGGTGTACGGCGCGGTGGATCCGTCGAGCGGCACCGCGACGATGCTCGAGCTGGCGCGCGTCGCCGGCGAGCTCAAGAAGCGCGGCTACCCGCCCCGGCGCACGCTCGTGTTCGGCAATTGGGATGCCGAGGAATGGACGCTGACCGGCTCGACCGAGTGGGGCGAGGAGCGCCGCGACGACCTGGCGCGCAACGGTGTCGCCTGCCTCAACGTCGACTCATCGACCTCGGGTCCGACCTTCCAGGCGTCGGCGGTCCCGTCGATGCGGCGCCTGATCTCCGAGACGCTGCGCGACGTGCCCGATCCGCGGAGCGGCGCGGACCTCTACACCGCCACGCTGCGCGCCGCCGGCAGGGACAGCTTCAAGTCGACGTACAACGCCTCCTCGGTCGGGAAGCAGGAGCACGAGGTGACCTACGACATCCTGGGGAGCGGCTCGGACTACACCGTCTTCTTCAACCACATCGGCATCCCGTCGCTCGACGCCGGATTCGACGGCCCGTACGGCGTGTACCACTCGGTCCTGGACGATTACTTCTGGATGAGCCGCTTCGGCGATCCGGGATTCAAGTACCACACCGCGATGGTGCGGGTGTGGGGGCTCCTTGCCTACCGCCTCGCCAACGCCGACATCCTGCCGTTCGAGGAGTCACCCTACCCTGCGGACGTGGCGGCCTACCTGGACGACGTCGAGAAGGGGGCCCGCGCCGCGGCGCCGCGCGGCAAGGACGCGGCCGCATCCGGCGCGCTCCCCGACCTCGCGGACCTGCGAGCGGCGCTCGCCGAGTGGGATAAGGCGGCCGACGATCTCGACACGAGGGTCGCGGCGGCGCTCGGCGGGCCGTCGCGTCCCTCCCCCGAGGCGCTCACGCGCGTGAACACCGCGATCATGAAGACGGAGAGGGACCTCCTACGCGCGGACGGACTCCCGAAGCGACCCTGGTTCAAGCATCTCGTCTACGCACCCCTCCCGACCTACGCGGCGGAGACGCTTCCCGGATTGCGCGAGGCAGTCCACGACGGCGACGCCCACCGGGCACGCGAGCAGGCGCAGGCCCTGGCCGTCGCCATCCGTACGCGCGCGGCGACCATCGGAGAGGCTGCGAAAACGCTCGAACGCTGA
- a CDS encoding DUF3857 domain-containing protein, protein MAWVWLACSALAFSPGPSPPRAADIESGQDAVLLEEHLDIEIVSETLARVHYSNRTKILTAKGVDEFDVASIYYNPSVTVRDFHAAVISPQGKRSEVKKQQFFDGAAFESFELYGDTKHRSVTFPGLVPGATLEYQYEQDLHNLFYLQWYSRFDFQETIPVRSKTFTLRADSSFPLRFAVQGSPEYGSEEKDGVVTHRWRVQDVEAVKSETMMPPDRDIVPHVRIYLRSYLYDNSRVDATDWNGIARWTRDLSRERQIPTEEVAAKARQLTAGLSDPVAKAQRVYEFVQKSISYVAIELGIGGWQPHDNGSVFKNRYGDCKDKATLVIAMLQAVGVQTFPVLIRTRESGLTDRDYPSSDFNHVIAALPEADGYLLMDPTSETAPFGDLPWRDQGANALVVKEDGSGDMIQTPLSPADHNRIQWLVTASLGDNGDLEGSYSIEAFGQDRTEFAGFVADTKPTEREDALARFMARICPGAVLLGHDVIQPKDAHDSLKLVIRFKVPRFVVRAGNLDVLSLHLVRFPNVASMAAPSSRHHPIFFENLSSETSEVRLYLPPGKHVRKLPEGRNLTAPGFSAASSYEVKGDNGRDMLLVKRSITFSKREIPVADYSALKQSLSALLEEESRAVTLQTGSSPPAHS, encoded by the coding sequence GTGGCCTGGGTGTGGCTCGCCTGTTCTGCACTTGCCTTCTCCCCGGGTCCCTCTCCACCACGCGCCGCGGACATCGAGAGCGGGCAGGATGCTGTTCTCCTGGAGGAGCACCTCGATATCGAGATCGTCTCGGAAACCCTGGCGCGCGTCCATTACTCCAATCGCACCAAGATACTGACCGCCAAGGGAGTCGATGAATTCGACGTTGCTTCGATCTATTACAACCCCTCCGTCACGGTTCGCGATTTCCATGCCGCTGTCATATCCCCGCAGGGGAAGCGCTCCGAGGTCAAGAAACAGCAGTTTTTCGATGGAGCCGCCTTCGAATCGTTCGAACTCTATGGGGACACGAAGCATCGATCCGTCACATTTCCGGGGCTTGTTCCAGGCGCCACGTTGGAATATCAGTACGAGCAGGATCTCCATAATCTGTTCTACCTGCAGTGGTACAGCAGGTTTGACTTTCAAGAGACGATTCCGGTGCGCTCGAAAACCTTTACGCTGCGGGCCGACTCCTCGTTTCCGTTGCGCTTCGCGGTCCAGGGCTCGCCAGAATACGGGAGCGAGGAAAAGGACGGTGTGGTGACCCACCGTTGGCGGGTACAGGACGTGGAGGCCGTCAAGAGCGAAACGATGATGCCTCCGGATCGGGACATTGTTCCGCACGTGCGGATTTATCTACGGTCTTATCTCTACGACAACAGCAGGGTGGACGCGACGGATTGGAACGGCATCGCCCGGTGGACGCGGGACTTGTCGCGCGAGAGGCAGATTCCTACTGAAGAGGTGGCCGCGAAAGCACGGCAATTGACGGCAGGGCTCTCGGATCCAGTGGCCAAGGCGCAGCGTGTCTATGAGTTCGTCCAGAAGAGCATCAGCTACGTGGCGATCGAGCTGGGAATTGGAGGCTGGCAGCCCCACGACAACGGCTCGGTCTTCAAGAACAGGTATGGAGACTGCAAGGATAAGGCGACGCTCGTCATCGCCATGCTGCAGGCCGTGGGCGTCCAGACCTTCCCTGTCCTGATACGGACACGAGAATCGGGACTCACGGATCGGGATTACCCATCTTCCGACTTCAACCACGTGATCGCCGCGCTGCCGGAGGCGGACGGATATCTGCTCATGGACCCTACCTCGGAGACCGCTCCTTTCGGCGACCTGCCCTGGAGGGACCAGGGCGCGAACGCTCTGGTGGTGAAAGAGGATGGATCCGGGGACATGATCCAGACCCCGTTGTCCCCCGCGGATCACAATCGGATCCAGTGGCTGGTGACCGCGTCACTGGGCGACAACGGCGACTTGGAGGGAAGCTACAGCATCGAAGCGTTCGGGCAGGACAGGACCGAGTTCGCCGGTTTCGTCGCGGACACAAAGCCGACCGAAAGAGAGGACGCCCTGGCCCGCTTCATGGCCCGCATCTGTCCCGGGGCGGTGCTGCTGGGGCACGACGTGATCCAGCCCAAGGACGCTCACGATTCATTGAAGCTGGTCATCCGATTCAAAGTCCCACGATTCGTCGTACGGGCTGGGAATCTTGATGTTCTCTCACTGCATCTCGTTCGATTCCCCAACGTCGCGAGCATGGCCGCTCCATCCAGTCGGCATCATCCGATCTTCTTCGAGAATCTCTCGAGCGAGACCTCCGAAGTGCGTCTCTACCTCCCTCCCGGCAAGCACGTCAGGAAGCTTCCTGAAGGGCGCAATCTCACTGCGCCCGGATTCTCGGCGGCGAGCAGCTACGAGGTGAAGGGGGACAACGGGCGCGACATGCTCCTGGTGAAGCGCTCCATAACGTTCTCCAAGCGGGAAATTCCGGTCGCGGATTACAGCGCGCTGAAACAATCGCTGTCGGCGCTATTGGAGGAAGAATCCCGCGCCGTTACGCTACAGACGGGAAGTTCTCCACCGGCACACTCGTAA
- a CDS encoding DUF3857 domain-containing protein: MTATLRRWRHASVLACLGLILAMLPADGSHLGAPALAADRSAEVWPEISPEERSLKRVDQDPEADAVVLLNERNGKILKEADEILNVLDYHLRYKILTERGKRYGEFEIPAGKYSRVSNIRARTVKPDGTAIVVPSDQIFEKVVFQVADYKETAWVFHFPAVEPGVILEVRYDRHDYSLLFIDPYYFPLSEFTLRSRMTQAIPEDMGYTVLCDLCPNNQQPTVSPWREGKAKGQMYTMELRDIPGYKSEDLMPPERDASPRLEMLLAHWKNRAIWGLGRQNQFFIDWPSVALYAWSYYQDAMKTGLSDIRPVVEGWVQGISDPQEKTKAVFRHVQRDFRYRPFERVFGASHSIAWILKNKMADNEDKAVLLMTALKAIGIDSQTALVSGRDGGSLNPNFFSFSQFTHTVVAVPQQGGSPLWLDPTVSYSAYGFVPWKDSGADALLIKDGKGQMLTLPVKNELSASRYKVLVKPRKDGQADVDVEAEFTGEDAVDLREDLVPAAETARKTYLETWVQKKRNGAVLSSYTIEDIEDQDKPLRLKMSLQIPGLVTSADEVVLVRGCVLTCKESNPVSRAQRQYPFYVDRGWNEDESVVIQAPQGMKPSQAPPPFSTRSSVATHTFSCMSLEDKSMKCSHAFVARRNRWPASEQTNVRAMFDKIVEADRTTVAFERSDATSAGGH, encoded by the coding sequence ATGACTGCAACCCTCCGCCGATGGCGCCACGCGTCGGTTCTTGCCTGCCTGGGCCTGATCTTGGCCATGCTCCCCGCGGATGGAAGTCACCTTGGGGCTCCGGCGCTGGCAGCCGACCGATCCGCGGAGGTCTGGCCCGAGATCTCCCCGGAGGAGCGGAGCCTCAAGCGCGTGGATCAGGATCCCGAGGCCGATGCGGTCGTGCTCCTGAACGAGCGCAATGGCAAGATCCTCAAGGAGGCTGACGAAATACTCAACGTGCTGGATTATCACCTGCGGTACAAGATTCTCACCGAGCGAGGGAAGCGCTACGGGGAGTTCGAGATTCCGGCCGGCAAATATTCACGCGTCAGCAACATCCGAGCGCGCACTGTGAAGCCTGACGGCACGGCGATCGTAGTTCCGTCCGATCAGATCTTCGAGAAAGTCGTCTTCCAGGTCGCTGACTACAAGGAGACCGCCTGGGTGTTCCATTTTCCCGCGGTCGAGCCGGGTGTCATCCTGGAGGTTCGATACGACCGCCATGACTACAGTCTCCTCTTCATCGACCCGTACTACTTCCCCCTGTCGGAATTCACCCTGAGGTCGCGCATGACGCAGGCGATTCCGGAGGACATGGGCTACACGGTTCTGTGCGATCTCTGCCCGAACAATCAACAGCCGACGGTGTCTCCCTGGCGCGAGGGCAAAGCGAAGGGCCAGATGTACACGATGGAGCTTCGCGATATTCCCGGCTACAAGTCCGAGGACCTGATGCCCCCGGAGAGGGACGCCAGCCCGAGGCTGGAGATGCTGCTGGCGCACTGGAAAAATCGCGCGATCTGGGGGCTCGGACGCCAGAATCAATTCTTCATCGACTGGCCGTCGGTGGCCCTGTATGCCTGGAGCTACTACCAGGATGCGATGAAGACAGGCCTGTCGGACATCAGGCCGGTCGTGGAGGGCTGGGTCCAGGGGATCAGCGACCCTCAGGAGAAGACGAAGGCGGTCTTCCGGCATGTCCAGCGAGACTTCCGCTATCGCCCCTTCGAGCGGGTCTTCGGTGCCTCGCACTCCATCGCCTGGATTCTCAAGAACAAGATGGCGGATAACGAAGACAAGGCGGTGTTGCTTATGACGGCTCTGAAGGCGATCGGCATCGATTCGCAGACTGCGCTCGTTTCCGGCAGGGACGGGGGATCGCTCAATCCGAACTTCTTCAGCTTCTCGCAGTTCACCCACACCGTGGTTGCCGTGCCCCAACAGGGAGGTTCTCCTCTGTGGCTTGATCCCACCGTCAGCTACTCGGCCTATGGCTTCGTTCCCTGGAAGGATTCGGGCGCAGACGCACTTCTGATCAAGGACGGCAAGGGTCAGATGCTCACGCTCCCGGTGAAAAATGAGCTGAGCGCCAGCAGGTACAAGGTGCTGGTGAAGCCGCGGAAGGACGGTCAGGCTGACGTTGACGTGGAGGCGGAATTCACCGGCGAAGACGCAGTTGACCTGCGCGAGGACTTGGTACCGGCCGCCGAGACGGCGCGCAAGACATACCTGGAGACCTGGGTTCAGAAGAAGCGCAACGGCGCCGTCCTGAGCTCCTACACGATCGAGGACATCGAGGATCAGGACAAGCCATTGCGTCTGAAGATGAGTCTGCAGATTCCCGGCCTGGTGACGAGCGCCGACGAGGTGGTGCTCGTTCGGGGGTGCGTGCTCACCTGCAAGGAGAGCAATCCAGTCTCCAGAGCACAGCGTCAATATCCCTTTTACGTCGATCGTGGTTGGAACGAGGACGAATCCGTCGTGATTCAGGCTCCCCAGGGTATGAAGCCATCCCAGGCACCGCCTCCTTTCAGCACCAGGTCGTCGGTTGCCACTCACACCTTCAGCTGCATGTCCCTGGAGGACAAGAGCATGAAATGCTCGCACGCGTTCGTCGCGCGGCGCAATCGCTGGCCGGCAAGCGAACAGACGAATGTGCGCGCCATGTTCGACAAGATCGTCGAGGCCGACCGCACGACCGTCGCCTTCGAGCGCTCCGATGCGACCTCGGCCGGAGGCCACTGA